gccccccttattcaccagatttggctccatccgactatcatctctttcctcaactgaaaaaaagtttaaaaggtcgtaaattttcttccaacgaggaggtaataaaagctgtggaggtctggtttgcagagcacgaagaacatttttttttaaaggtctagagacgttgcaggttcgctgcaataactgtatccaattaagtggagaatatgttgagtaataaattattttgacattgaaattttgtttgcttctatagtaggctaagaatttctcaaagCTATCCTCGTAGATGTAGCAACTTTGAGTGGTGTTGTACCAGGTATTGTTGCTCAATTTAgattctttctaaaaagcgaaaCAATTATTCGAAATTCGGAATACAGAGTGACGTTTTCATCCTGAACAGTTTAAATTAGGATTAATTGGTCCTGCACTGGAATATTGAAATGATTGATATCTCACTGACTCAGTATTTCCAAGAATTTTGAGAATCACCCAGTATCTTTCAGGGGAAAGCCAGCTAGTCTGGCTCTATCAATGATAAGAGTACGTAAAGGTACTCccaggacaccctgtatactgcgTTTGTATTTTCAGTGATTCAGGAATCAGAATGCTTTCAGTTGTGGAAAATGGGAATTTCGAGAGCCACTCAGAAAACCAGTTAACCATTTCGCAGGTTTACGTGGGCATGAACGTAGTTATCTCGGCTGTCAATAATTATGATGCTGAGTTCAAGGTCAAATTAAGGGAGAACTTGGATAGGGACCGGAATCTGATACCCACtggggaatttttttcatacgaATGCATTCTACGGATGAGAATGTGCAATAAAAGGACCTGAATTTCAATCTGAGACTTATTTATTCCCCTTCCGATGAAACGTGCAATATTATGATGTTGGATTTTCCAAGAACGCCTTCATTAGCCTTCTCATTTTTGTTCGGAAATTATTGATTTGTTTGGGAACATGGAAATTGTTGAAAAGCGTATCCATTCGCGTTTTGTTATGCGGGATCAGGATCGGCACAGTAAACTTCAGAATGTGATGAGAAATATTTGAAGAGAACAAACTATTGCACAAAATCTCTGTGAAACAACACAGATGGACCATAATAATAGGTAATGGCTGTCTATGTGTGCACCAGAGTCCTTGAAGAAACACCTTGatgtatgaaaaaattcattataagaaatattcaacattATATTCTAGAATAATAAGTATAAATAAACGATACTACAAATCAAATAGTGCTGTAGGTTCGACAGTAATAGGGCAGTGCGTCTGCAAACTTGTAGTACAACTGACCGTCCATGAAACACGCAAATGGTAGCATCAGACAGCTCAAGTCGAAATCAGGGAAATATGTAGCGATAAGTTCCAGGAAATACTGATAAACCCTAGATATCTTCTTGAATTCCTTGAAATCAACGGTGGTCAAAGCCAGTAACTTTTCCGGGTCTAACAGCTTCGAGTCTATAGCTTTGAAAGATGCCAAAGTTTTCGATATAGCAACGTCTCTTTTAGTTTTATCTGTATGGCGCTCGAATAACTTAACTGGAATCTTTTCATCTGTTTTAGTCTTTTGTTGCAGTACTTTTTTCGGTTTCTCTTTTCTTTCCGTTACTCTTTTATCTGATTTCTTACTTTTTGGTCTTTCCTTCACTTCTCTTTTCGACTTCTTTTCCAGCGTTTTCTTTGTacttttcgttattttctttttcggttcctttttttctaattttttcttttcaggtTTCTTCTTTTCTGGTTTCTTCTTTTCTGGTTTCTTCTtttctggtttatttttttctgGTATCTTCTTTTCTTGTTTCTTTCTTTCTGGTTTCTTTGATGATTCTGAACTCTCATCcctttttttcttctttataCTGGATGTAGTAGACTTGCTAGATGTTTCGTGGGGTTTTTTGACTTTATGTTCAATATCCGCTTGAGTTCCCtcctcttttttcttttttttccccTTATCCTTCGGTTCTTTCGTCATTGTTTTTTTATCGTGTTTGCTTGAGCCTCCTACACTTTTGTCTTCCCTgcctttcttcttctttttcttctttacgTCCAATTCACTTTCCGAAgaaatttctttcttttttttctgtttcttttctTCACGTTGTAAGGAAATTTCACTTTCTGACTTTGATTTACTCTTCTTTCTTTTCTTTGCAGTTTTACTTCCATCGTCTTTTTTCTCCTCTTTTTTCTTCTTGATAATTTCAGTATCACTTTTTACCTTTTTGCTGGGTTTTCCcttttttttcgtatctttttccttcttcttctttttttcagGCTCTGCATCCGTTTCTGGCTCCTTTTCGATTTCGGTATCACTCTTCACCTTTTTTTCGGCTTTCCCTTTCTTCTTTGAATCCTTTTTTTTCTTCTGTTTAGTATCTGCGTCTGTTTCCTCGGTAATTTCTTTCAGTTTGTCTTCTGATTCTTCCAATTTCGTGTCACTTTTTTTAGACTTCTTTTTCTTACCTAAGAAGCTTTCTGATTTTTTAGGTTTGTGCTTTTTGGCCGTTTCAGTTACTTCACCTTCAGTCTCTATTTCTTTTTGGGGCTCTAAAATCTCTTCTTCTTTTACTTCTTCTATTCCTGAGCTCTTTCGTCTTTCTTCCTTGGTGAAAGTATTGATGAGCATATCAAGCTCTTCGACGTCCCTCATTTCTCTTTCTCCTGATCTGAAAGCTCCACCCCATATATCACTGAGACTGTAGTGTGTAGACAATTGTTCACTCGGTCTGGCAACGCCTCTTTCTTTTTCATCCCCCTGGGCTGACTCATGGTCTTTTTTATACATGGGGTAACATTCGCAGAATTCTTTTTCTCTCACTATATTACCCTCTTCGTCGATGTTAACATCTGGTATAACCTGTCCACAGTGGAATCCACAGTTGAACTTTCTTGGTGCCATTTGAGCCGTTTCATCGCAGATGAAAATGGAAGAAGGCCTCCTGCAACATACAGTtggtttcttcttctttttcttggCCTTATCCAGGATGAAGCAGACTGACGTAGATCTGTCCATTAGTGACCTTGACCGTGACTTTGAAGCTTGCAATGCCACTTGCGAATCACCCCTTTGAGATTTTCGAAGCTGcttcttcagtttttcttcttcttcggcCTGCCTCAGAAGCTGTTCTGCCAGTCGTTCTTCTTCCCTCGTCTGTTTAGCCTCCAGCATCAGCAGATCTATTCCGGTGAGTGGAAACATATCGCTGGGTTTCTCCTGGGAGGTTTTCGTTTCGTCGTAGAAAAAAAGGTTGCAGGCATGCTTTGTGCCCAATTTCATATTGTATTTGTTACACATCTCTGAACAAAATTTCACTGTGTCACAGCAAGGACAGGAGATCAGCTTCTTATTAGATTTCCTCATACAGTGAAAGCAGACCTCGTATTTGTCCGGATTGCTGTCTAAAGCGTACATAACTATATAGTTTGGAACTTCGTACTTCTTGTGCAGTTTAGAAATTTCCTCTTGGAAGATCAAAGAAGGTTCTTGGGTTATGGGCGCATTCTTCGTATGATCTTTTTTCATGTCTTTCACCCTAACAGATTTGTCCCTTATAAAGTTCAAAACTCTGAGAATATTTTCTTCGTAATCCATATCCAGGATTACATTATTCTTTTTAATGAAGAGTTTCACACAGTCGAGGGCTTCTTGAATAGTGAAAAGCTTGGCCATATTTTCTAAACACTTATGGTAAAGCAGATCTTCAGACGCGAATAAAAGTAAAATCTGCACAGCCTTATACCTATATAAGGTCATCAAGATATTCCTTCCTATTTCTTTCAAGTAAGCTACTGACAACCTGTTACAATCTTTATTCAGATTGAGATCGTTAGAGTAAATCAACCTCCTCATTGATGCGTCATTGGCTTCCAAATTAGCTCGAATTCTTGGTATGTCGAAATCCACATGGTTGGAATAGTCGTAAAGAAAAAATTCGAAGATGTTCGCAAAATCATATACTGGATTGAAAGGATTCATTCCTAAAGAAATCAGTACATCGATGGTGCTCTTGCAATAATTGAAAGGTCTGACTGACTGAAATCTGTACAATCCCAAGACTGTAAGAGCATTTCCCATATTTTCCCCCAAAGGTTGTCCCAGTTCAACGAAGTTATGTAACGTTTCTATCAGTTTGTTGTTTCCTCTCAGTACTGCCATAGAGAGAAGTGTGTGACCCAAATAGTAGTGGTCGTGCAGAGCTCCGTACTGAATCAAAGTCTTTATCAAGTCACATTGATGACCAACGTTGTCTTCATCGAAGTCTTTCCTCATGACTGCCATCTGCAGAGACGTTTTTCCTTCGTAGTCCTCAAAATCCGTCAAGGGACTGACGTAAGTACCAATCAGCTCTTCATTCTGCTCCATCCAAAAATCATTGGAGGTCTTCTTGTTCGGATCACAGGAATACCTAAGGAACATATCAGCAATTTGAACGTTTTTCGAGTTAAAAGGTAGACTGGCTAAAATATGCAAAGCTGTTAAATCCTCCTCAGTTGAGCTGTTAGGGTTGGCAGCATGCTGCAGCAATTTCTCCACCAATGTCAAATTCTTAGTGAAGATTGAGAGCAAGACAGGTTTCATCGGTAGATCTCCAATATTGGGATCAGCTCCATAGTGAAGAAGAATTTCTATAGTTCTCACAATGGCAGccacgtctttctcctcgacaTCGTCGACCTTCTTCGAAGCCACAATCTTCTTATACTTTTCGTAATCTTCGACGAAGGATGTAGAAAACAAGTAGTTCAAATTGATCCTTGCAGAAATCGAGCTACTCTTGATAGACTGCAGGTGGCTTCGTATTTTGACCGACATTTCTTCGGAACTTTTCTTTATTGTACCAGTGTAGGAACGATGTTCAGTTGTTTGCATGTTTGGCATCGATCCTACAAATTCCCCAAGGCTCACCAGGGACTCGTGTGGTCGCCATTGCGTTACTTGGTCTAGTTCTCTAGGATTCAGAATCAATTCAGACAGAAAGGCTTTGTCCCAAAAAACGACCCTGTTGGAGGTTGCGATGTATCTCAAGAGGCTGAGGATCAAGGGGGTGAGACATTCATCGTTGAAGACATCCAAGTTGGCGCCGACGTTTGCGAGTTGTCTTATTATCTCGTGGTGGTCAAATGTCACAGCCAAATGAAGACCGGTATTCCCTCTAGCGTCAGATAAATCTGGATAAACGTTATGGTAAAACAGATCTCTGCGAACTTCATCGATGTCGTTGCTGACGCAGTGTTTCAGAAAACTTATGCATATGGACTCGATTCTTCCTAATTTAGCGAAAGCTGTCCTGTCCCCTATCAATAGAGATTTGATGTTGTAGGTcagtaatttttcgaaatttctgtATCTGAACGAATGTTGGAGTATTTCAATAGCGGTTTTTCCGTTATTCCAAGCGAGTAGATCTTCGACTGGTATCTTAACAATTTTGGGAAAGTTGGACTTGTGGAGTGTCGAAAATTCCTTATAGAGAACTCGATTCAGAGATTCGACAACCGTATGGTAGAACTTCTCCTGTTGCTGGAGTTTTTCCAGTTGTTCCTCTAGGAAATCAGCGTTTGGTATCTCCTCGTCAATGCACATGCAAGTGTATTTTTCGATTACGTCGTCTAGAAATTTCTCTTGATCGCTGCTGTTCATGGAAGCATCGCTGTGAAATTGTTTGGTGCTCATGAAGATTTTGTTGATGCTCTCTTCGTTATTCTGATCTGGAAGAATCTTTTGCATCGTTTCTAATTCGTTTATAATGATATCCTCAACGATACTGGTCTGCATCCTCATTTGTTCCAAATTTTTCTCAACTCCTTGTTTCgggaaaaaattattcttatgaCTACTTGCTCTAGATGGATATTTGATGTCCTCATCGTTAGAAAAACCATCTGCTGATTCACTGGTGGAGTTGTGAGAAGAGGAATTGACAGGGACAAATGGACAGGGTGGATGTATTTTGCAGCATACTTTGCATTTCTGGAGTTGCTCTTCGTACTTAGTTCTCAAATCGTGAATTCTCCTCAGCTCCGACTCCATTTCGTTGATTTGTTTCGTTACATGAACACACCTTTCATCTATGCAAGGACATGCATTGTCTTCCGCATCAGTTATGTCTGATAGGGCATCCACGAATGCTTCATCTTCCAAGACTTCGATCAGTGTATCTTCTGACCCTAGTTGAGCCAGATCGTAAAACCTGCGATCAAAGAACAATGAGTTTTCGTTTCTAACATGTTGATTGTACAACTCCGGGTATCTGGGAGCTAAAGCTTGATCTTCAGTGAGTCCATCCATCAGATCTTTCGCGAGATCTTTCCTCTCTGGAAGCGCAggcacaatttttttgaaacgcAACAATTTGACCTTGTTGACAGGGTTATTACACAAGGAAGGGACAATATCTGAGCTCATTGAAATGCTGAGTCGTATCAGATAGTTCCCATTCCATAAACCGACATCTTGGGTACCATCAGGATACGAAAGGACACCTGGACCgaactttcggttgtccttgaAAAGACCCTCATGAGCCCTACCATCCTTGTAGATGACTTGGCCATAACCCTCGAGTTTATTGTTGTAAAATTGGCCGTCGTAAAAGGAATCTCCATCCTCTTGTCTCACAAAATAGAATCCTTTATCGTGCATGTTGTTGTAGATGAAGCAACCAGCGTATTTGTGCTGAAATGGTCGGTCCCAGGTCTGGCAGCCATGTCCGTCTCTGAAGCCATGCCTATCGAAGTTTCCGGTGTAATCGAATTTTGGATTTTGCAGATCATCCACTCCAGAGTCGATGGATGTTGAATCGGAAAATAGATTGTTCGAACTGGACATGGTTACATAACAAAAAAGGGTTGAAAAATTGTAGAAAGACAAGACAAATTGACAAGATAACCAATAAAAAGTTAAAACTTCAAATACAGGTATGCCACCCCATCCATAGAGAAGCTTTTTAAAAGATCAGAAAGCGACACAAGCTTGAGTAACTTTTCCATAAGCGAGCCCAtgtaattttcttgaaaattcgTTCATTTTGATGATTTGTCAGAAGGGCCTCAGCACAGCCTTGGGGTCATTTAAAGGAAGAATCAGAAACTTTGCATTGATAATTGCCATTTTATGTGGAGAAATATTTATTGATGCATTTGACAAACTTGCACTGATTCAATTAAGCATaaaatacaataataataataaccgcATATACTTAAACATATAATAAATGTAAATAATTAAACAGTCTGACTGAAATACAGAAAATATATTACATTATATAATTAGATATTTTAAAGTAAAGGGGTGATAATTAAAAAGATTGATAAGGTATAAATCTTATGTATAAATATAAAAGAGAAAATCTCCTCAGCTGAAGAAAGACTGATAAAAAGAGAAAGAATCACTAGGTAATCTATGAAAGAGTTTTCCTTTACTATAGCACGTGAAAGGCAAAAAAAGAGATTCAACATCTAAATCTGAAACGTTCCTGAGAAAATATCGGTATGCTTGTAAGGCAAATTTTTCATCGGCGGTTTTCAAAGATTCACATTTTCCTTTTATACAACCtctttctacaaaaaaattaatttcgtttttcgATTGTTTCTCGCATGTCCCTTTGCTTATCTCATCGTGAATAGAGGGAAACGCAACCATTTCACAGGCTCTCCTACTTTTTCGGCCAATAGGTTTTCTTCTAGAACCCTTTTCTTTTTTCTCCATTCTTGGAAATTGAAGAATGAAAGAACCTTCTTTTCTCACTTCAGATTCTTGTTCGTCAAGTTCCAAATAAGAATTTGACTTCAACACGTCAAGATCAATCATTTTTTGTGATGAATTGTTTGCTAAATATTTTGTTTCTTCTTTATTCATTCTACATGTGTAGTGTTGTTTTACTGTATTACTGATTGATGGTGAAAATCTTTCTTTATTCGTTGAATCTTCGCCACTGCGTAACCTTATTTTTAAATGTTTGCTAGTATGAATATCCAAAGTGATATTGCCCTTTTTTCCAGGAATTATCTTGGGTGTCACTGGGGTTTCAGTGTGTACTTTTTCATCTATCAAAGTGTTGAACGCTAAGTCAATCCCATATATCGGAACCGGTTGGTTCTTGTTAATTAATTCTTTGTATTTTTTGTGAATGTCTTGGTAAAAGATACCAGGACAACGATGACAGCTGTTCAATTGGAGGCTCAGAAAGTTGCATCTTTTAGAGCAAAATTTAACGATACCGCAATTGGGACACTTCAAAAGGACCTTGTCTTCACGCTGCATGCAAAAATAGCAAACGTCgcatttttttacattttcttcAGTTACCCATCTCCTTATCTGTTCAACATCAACGTCATCCTCTTCGAATTTGGAGTCCTCCAAGTCTTTGAGATAGTCGTCAATGTTGTAGCCTCTAATCCTCGGTTTTACGACACGCTGGGACTTTTTGCTGGCCAGAGACATCTCGTCGATTTTTCGCGAAGCATTATTCATCTCTTCCTGTTTTATTTCGATTGTTTTCTTCACTTTATTAACGCCATCCACGTAAGTCATCAGTTCTGCGATGAGCAGTGGGGAGAAACGAGAGTGCGACATTTTGTCTTCATTGAAAATGTACTTTATATATCTCAAGGATTCATCTGAGCTAATGAGAAATTTGGCCAGATGGTTTGTGTATTTGTTAGGGGGTCCTTCTTTAATGAAGCAATACAAATAAAAGACGGCCTTGAATTTGTTGATGACGTCTAGGATCTTCCTGGATTCTTCTTGCAAATAGACTCTGGATAATTCCTGAGAACTCTTTCCGCTTTCCTTTGTTGGATCAGTGCTCAGGAAAACTTGAATCGATTTGATATAACTGGCGTATTTATTCCATTCCTGTGGATTATCTTGAGTGTTTGAAGATGAATGGGAGTCGAGGAATTCGAAGATATTACGATGGCAGTAGAGAGGATCGAATGGTGAGATTTTGGTCAAAAGGATATCCATGATTTTCTGGCATACGAAGAAGGGTGGTAGGATGTTATGATACCTGGGTAAGGCGAGGATTGTTAGTGAGTTTCCCAACCCGAAACCTAAAGGTCTTCCTGCATCTACGAACCTCACCAAAACCTCCACCAAGCCAAGGTTCCCTTTGGTAACAGCCATGCTCAAATGCGAGTGTCCGAGGTAGAGGCTTTGAGTGTCCACGTTAGCGAGAATGAGCATCTCGGCCATCTTGCACAGGAAATTGTCGTTGGCGCTTGTGAAGTCCTCCCTGAGACAAATGAAATGCAGAGCGTTCTTTCCACGTTTCTGTACCTCATTAACCGGTTCATAATCGCCTAGTAAGTGTTCATCGCACTCTTTCCAGATGTCTGGATCAGATAAGATGTTAGGATCAGCTTTTCTATCTATCAGCATCCGCATGAGTTCACAGTTCTCTTCGCTGGGTTCCAGGCAAGAAACCACTTGAATCGGAGTCATCCCTTGTAGCTTCAGATTAGGATCAGCCTTTCCACTCAGGAAAGACTCGAGAATCTGTGGAGATCTAGTGAAAAGGGCTAGAAACAGAGGTGAGTATGGAACGCCATCTTTATTGTTTGGATCAGCACCGTAATGTAGCAAAGTCTTGAGGGTTGCCAAGATTTGCGTCTCTTGAGTTAACCTCCTAGGGTCTCTCGCACACTCTTTCGAGTTTGAACTGCTTTTGCCAGCCACAGACTCTTCATCTTTCTCTGAAACTGTGGCAAACCGCCCAGAGGAAGGCGTATATTGCAAGGAGAATATAAAACGTCCCGGTAAGATCGAAGCCTTGCTGCTAGTGGCAAGGGTCTGACAGGAGGTCCTGCTGGCTTTCTGCTTCGAAGAAAACCTTCGTCCTTTACCGAATTTCGTTGAACTCCGTCTGAACATAGTCGCCTCGGAAAGGTTCGCTTGCAACAGACTCAAGATCGCTGCGTTTGGTCTCAAACTAGACAAGTGTTCACCTCTTGTGAATCCAGATAAATCCAGGAAGGACACGTCCCAACTGGTCACGTCGTAGACGGACTCAAGGTGTTGCAGCAGGCATAAATTCAAGGGTGTGACCCCTTCGTCGTTGACGCAGTCTAGGTTGACGCCGTGGTTAGCCAGAGTTCGTATGATGTTCGTGTCGTTTCTCCACGTGGCCAAGTGCAACCCCGTGTTGCCTCTAGAGTCGCGTAAATTCGGATTGATATTCTCGTTTGCTAGAAGCTGGAGGGCGCTGGTAACGTCCGATGATGCACACACGTCCAAAAAGTTCGAACAGTTCTTTTCGTGCCTCCCTGGTTGGTTGAAATTAGTGCGGTGTCCGATTATGACGTTTTTGGCGTTGAAACTGACGTTTCCCTCGCTCTTGCGACAAAGGAAGCAGTGGCGTAGTAAGTCAACTAGGGTTTGGTCGTTATTCCACGATAATATTGAGTCCACCACGATTTTGGTTGTATTTCGAAGAGGTTTCTTTTCGTTTACGCACCTATTCAGTTTAAATTCTAGAAATTGGAGGACGTTTTTCAAGAATGAAACCTCGCATGATGAGGAATTACCGTCATTCTCGTTGTTCAAGATGTGATTCGGCATTTCTTCGCCAAATTCCTCTAATTCGTTGTTTTTCCCCCATTGTGCTTTCAGATTTTCGATCTTTTTCTTCAGGCGTCTCAAAGCTTTCTCCATCTCCTTAGTATGCTTCACTTTTATAGTGGGTCTTTCgtccaaaaatttctgtttagACCAAACAAAATCAAGTAATGCTGCGTTATCATCCATCACATCTATGTTGCAATCTTCAGAACCGAAATAGGAGAAATCGTATTGGGATTTATCGAAGAAAATGCTGTGGGCATTTCTCACGTGAGGATTGTACAACTCTTTGAACCTTTTTCTGGTTGTTTCATCGGCGTCTAGGTCCTTCAAAATCGATTCCGCGATATTTTCTTTGGCTGGGGTCACCGGTATGATCTTTTTGTACTCTAACAGCTTCAGTTTAGCTGGAGTGCTCTTACCCAGCAGTGGAATTATATCAGAGCTGCACGTGCTCAGTCTTAATATCCAATTTCCGAGCCACATGCCGACGTCTTGGCTGCCATCGCCATGAGTTCGAACGCCTGGTCCGAAGCGGATATTTTCACTGAATAGACCTGGAAAAATCAGTTTggtgaacgaaaattgagaacaaTTTCTTAATGGAGTCATTGTATTCTTTGAAACACCTTCTATGTTGAAGAATATTCCTAGATTTCAGATGCCTACAAAAAATGTAAAACAAATAAAGATAAACCTTCGAATTTGTCACCATTGTTGTATATTATCTGACCATAGCCATGTAGTTTATTGTTGTAGAACTTCCCTTCgtaaaaattcaaacaacctTCTTTCTTTATGAAATAATATCCCTCTCCGTGGAGATTATTGTACTGGAAATATCCACAGTATTCTCTCGAGCCCATCGATAACCATTTCAAATGTCCAAAGTTGGTCCGAAGACACTGGATGTCAGTATATCCCTTATACTTGTAAGTAAAATCAAATCTACCACCATACGCGTCTGAATTATCACTGATACTAATCCCTGAATCTTCTGATGTTTCATCAGACGTAGAATCGTTGTCGTCTTTGGAATAGATGCtcgattttttcgattttgacgAAATACTGCCTCCTAAATTTTTAACTGCACCATGTAGTAGGACGATTTCCTGGATTTCTTCTCTGGGTTCCATCTTGAAACTAACTTCCTTATCTATATTGTCAGTTGAAGCGTATTTTTCGCTTTGGGAATGGATTTCTTCAAAATCTTCAGCCTCTTCAAAGTTGTTGAACTCGGCTATAGATAATCTGCCATATGTACCAATCTCACTAGCTCCTAGCATCTCAATATAGGTCTTTTGGCCTTCAGATGACTTTTGATGGGTGGTAGAAGCATCACTCACACTTTCGATTGAGCTAGCTGAGGACTGTGACTGTTCCACACTCTTTCTTCCAACCTTTGAACCCCCATAaccatcgatattttctggaaTAAGTGATTTTCTTAAAGACTGCCTTAAAATGTCCACAATTTGATGCTCTGAAAGGTGATTTTTCAAATCATCGGTGGGTAATTCTATCATTGTACTAGGTATGTCATCTTGGTGTCCCAGACTTTTTCTTAGAGGCAAATTGGTGTCTTCTAATGACTTTTTTCCAAACAGGACTTGCGAAGATTTTCTTCTTCGTTCATTAAATGTTTCATAAGTGACACTTTTTCTTTCGTTATATCGACCAACTTTATCTGGAATCAACGAACTTCTTAGTGACTGTCTCAAAATGTCGTCTTGGTGTCCCAGACTTTTTCTTGAAGGCAAATTGGTGTCTTCTAATGATTTTTTTCCGTACAGGACTTGCGAAGATTTTCTTCTTCGTTCATTAAATGTTTCATAAGTGACACTTTTTCTTTCATTATATCGACCAACTATATCTGGCATCAACGAACTTCTTAGTGACTGTCTCAAAATATCTGCAAACTGGTGATCTGA
This genomic stretch from Coccinella septempunctata chromosome 7, icCocSept1.1, whole genome shotgun sequence harbors:
- the LOC123316721 gene encoding uncharacterized protein LOC123316721 — encoded protein: MSSSNNLFSDSTSIDSGVDDLQNPKFDYTGNFDRHGFRDGHGCQTWDRPFQHKYAGCFIYNNMHDKGFYFVRQEDGDSFYDGQFYNNKLEGYGQVIYKDGRAHEGLFKDNRKFGPGVLSYPDGTQDVGLWNGNYLIRLSISMSSDIVPSLCNNPVNKVKLLRFKKIVPALPERKDLAKDLMDGLTEDQALAPRYPELYNQHVRNENSLFFDRRFYDLAQLGSEDTLIEVLEDEAFVDALSDITDAEDNACPCIDERCVHVTKQINEMESELRRIHDLRTKYEEQLQKCKVCCKIHPPCPFVPVNSSSHNSTSESADGFSNDEDIKYPSRASSHKNNFFPKQGVEKNLEQMRMQTSIVEDIIINELETMQKILPDQNNEESINKIFMSTKQFHSDASMNSSDQEKFLDDVIEKYTCMCIDEEIPNADFLEEQLEKLQQQEKFYHTVVESLNRVLYKEFSTLHKSNFPKIVKIPVEDLLAWNNGKTAIEILQHSFRYRNFEKLLTYNIKSLLIGDRTAFAKLGRIESICISFLKHCVSNDIDEVRRDLFYHNVYPDLSDARGNTGLHLAVTFDHHEIIRQLANVGANLDVFNDECLTPLILSLLRYIATSNRVVFWDKAFLSELILNPRELDQVTQWRPHESLVSLGEFVGSMPNMQTTEHRSYTGTIKKSSEEMSVKIRSHLQSIKSSSISARINLNYLFSTSFVEDYEKYKKIVASKKVDDVEEKDVAAIVRTIEILLHYGADPNIGDLPMKPVLLSIFTKNLTLVEKLLQHAANPNSSTEEDLTALHILASLPFNSKNVQIADMFLRYSCDPNKKTSNDFWMEQNEELIGTYVSPLTDFEDYEGKTSLQMAVMRKDFDEDNVGHQCDLIKTLIQYGALHDHYYLGHTLLSMAVLRGNNKLIETLHNFVELGQPLGENMGNALTVLGLYRFQSVRPFNYCKSTIDVLISLGMNPFNPVYDFANIFEFFLYDYSNHVDFDIPRIRANLEANDASMRRLIYSNDLNLNKDCNRLSVAYLKEIGRNILMTLYRYKAVQILLLFASEDLLYHKCLENMAKLFTIQEALDCVKLFIKKNNVILDMDYEENILRVLNFIRDKSVRVKDMKKDHTKNAPITQEPSLIFQEEISKLHKKYEVPNYIVMYALDSNPDKYEVCFHCMRKSNKKLISCPCCDTVKFCSEMCNKYNMKLGTKHACNLFFYDETKTSQEKPSDMFPLTGIDLLMLEAKQTREEERLAEQLLRQAEEEEKLKKQLRKSQRGDSQVALQASKSRSRSLMDRSTSVCFILDKAKKKKKKPTVCCRRPSSIFICDETAQMAPRKFNCGFHCGQVIPDVNIDEEGNIVREKEFCECYPMYKKDHESAQGDEKERGVARPSEQLSTHYSLSDIWGGAFRSGEREMRDVEELDMLINTFTKEERRKSSGIEEVKEEEILEPQKEIETEGEVTETAKKHKPKKSESFLGKKKKSKKSDTKLEESEDKLKEITEETDADTKQKKKKDSKKKGKAEKKVKSDTEIEKEPETDAEPEKKKKKEKDTKKKGKPSKKVKSDTEIIKKKKEEKKDDGSKTAKKRKKSKSKSESEISLQREEKKQKKKKEISSESELDVKKKKKKKGREDKSVGGSSKHDKKTMTKEPKDKGKKKKKEEGTQADIEHKVKKPHETSSKSTTSSIKKKKRDESSESSKKPERKKQEKKIPEKNKPEKKKPEKKKPEKKKPEKKKLEKKEPKKKITKSTKKTLEKKSKREVKERPKSKKSDKRVTERKEKPKKVLQQKTKTDEKIPVKLFERHTDKTKRDVAISKTLASFKAIDSKLLDPEKLLALTTVDFKEFKKISRVYQYFLELIATYFPDFDLSCLMLPFACFMDGQLYYKFADALPYYCRTYSTI